In one Nomascus leucogenys isolate Asia chromosome 13, Asia_NLE_v1, whole genome shotgun sequence genomic region, the following are encoded:
- the TCAF2 gene encoding TRPM8 channel-associated factor 2 isoform X3 gives MGPFLLNAVRWLARGQTGKVGVNTNLKDLCPLLSEHGLQCSLEPHLNSDLCVYCCKAYSDKEAKQLQEFVAEGGGLLIGGQAWWWASQNPGHCPLAGFPGNVILNCFGLSILPQTLKAGCFPVPTPEMRSYHFRKALSEFQAILNHENGNLEKSCLAKLRVDGAAFLQIPAEGVPAYISLHRLLRKMLRGSGLPAVSRENPVASDSYEAAMLSLATGLAHSGTDCSQLAQGLGTWTCSSSLYPSKHPITVEIDGINPGNSDCWVSTGLYLLEGQNAEVSLSEAAACAGLRVQIGCHTDDLTKARKLSRAPVVTHQCCMDRTERSVSCLWGGLLYIIVPKGSQLGPVSVTIRGAVPAPYYKLGKTSLEEWKRQMQENLAPWGELATDNIILTVPTTNLQALKDPEPVLRLWDEMMEAVARLAAEPFPFCCPERIVADVQISAGWMHSGYPIMCHLESVKEIINEADMRSRGVWGPIHELGHNQQRHGWEFPPHTTEATCNLWSVYVHETVLGIPRAQAHEALSPPERERRIKAHLGKGAPLCDWNVWTALETYLQVLSRNSGRRG, from the exons ATGGGGCCCTTCTTGCTCAATGCGGTCCGCTGGCTGGCCAGAGGCCAGACAGGCAAAGTTGGGGTGAACACAAATCTAAAAGATTTGTGTCCTCTCCTATCAGAGCATGGCCTGCAATGCAGCCTGGAGCCCCATCTGAACAGCGACTTGTGTGTCTACTGCTGCAAGGCGTACAGTGACAAGGAGGCTAAGCAGCTGCAGGAGTTTGTGGCTGAGGGTGGGGGGCTGCTGATtgggggccaggcctggtggtgggcctCCCAGAACCCTGGCCACTGCCCCTTGGCTGGCTTCCCTGGTAACGTCATCCTCAACTGCTTTGGCCTCAGcatcctgcctcagactctcaaagcAGGCTGCTTCCCCGTTCCCACCCCTGAGATGAGAAGCTACCACTTCCGAAAGGCGCTCTCTGAATTCCAGGCTATACTGAACCACGAGAATGGGAACTTGGAAAAGAGCTGTCTGGCAAAGTTGAGAGTTGATGGTGCAGCCTTCCTACAGATTCCTGCGGAGGGGGTCCCTGCTTACATATCCCTGCACAGGCTCCTGAGGAAGATGCTACGAGGGTCGGGCCTCCCAGCTGTGAGCCGGGAAAATCCAGTTGCCAGTGACTCCTATGAGGCTGCCATGCTCTCCCTGGCCACGGGGCTGGCTCACTCTGGAACCGACTGCTCCCAGCTGGCCCAGGGGCTTGGCACCTGGACCTGCTCCTCCAGTTTGTACCCCTCAAAACACCCCATCACCGTGGAGATTGACGGAATCAACCCAG GCAACAGTGATTGCTGGGTGAGTACTGGGCTCTACCTCCTGGAAGGACAAAATGCAGAAGTCTCACTGTCTGAAGCTGCTGCCTGTGCTGGCCTGAGG GTACAGATTGGCTGCCACACTGATGACCTAACCAAGGCCAGGAAGCTATCTCGAGCCCCTGTGGTGACTCACCAATGCTGTATGGACAGGACCGAACGGTCAGTCTCCTGCCTCTGGGGTGGCCTCCTCTACATCATCGTGCCCAAGGGCAGCCAACTAGGCCCTGTGTCTGTCACTATCAGGGGGGCTGTGCCTGCCCCATACTACAAGCTGG GTAAGACATCACTAGAGGAGTGGAAGAGGCAGATGCAGGAGAACCTGGCTCCCTGGGGAGAGCTGGCCACGGACAACATCATCCTGACAGTGCCAACAACAAACCTCCAGGCCCTGAAGGACCCCGAGCCTGTGCTCCGCCTCTGGGATGAGATGATGGAGGCTGTGGCCAGGCTGGCGGCTGAGCCCTTCCCTTTCTGCTGTCCGGAGAGGATTGTGGCTGATGTGCAGATCTCAGCTG GCTGGATGCATTCAGGATACCCCATCATGTGCCACCTGGAGTCTGTGAAGGAGATCATCAATGAGGCGGACATGAGGAGCAGGGGTGTGTGGGGCCCCATCCATGAGCTGGGCCACAACCAACAGCGGCATGGATGGGAGTTCCCCCCACACACTACTGAGGCCACCTGCAACCTCTGGTCAGTCTACGTGCATGAAACAGTCCTGGGGATCCCCAGGGCTCAGGCCCATGAGGCTCTGAGCCCTCCAGAGCGAGAGAGGAGAATCAAGGCCCACCTGGGAAAGGGAGCCCCCCTGTGTGACTGGAATGTGTGGACAGCCCTGGAAACATATCTACAGGTACTGAGCAGAAATTCCGGTAGAAGGGGATGA